Sequence from the Mytilus galloprovincialis chromosome 13, xbMytGall1.hap1.1, whole genome shotgun sequence genome:
TTGCATCTTTTGGTTATTAATTATAATATTACTATagatacagataaattgtaaacatcaataatattcagcaaagtaccTTCTTCAAATAGGACAACATGGCCAATATTGTCTTTTCATCCATTTTGTAGTAGATTTTTCGTAAACTTTTAGTCTTTTACAAATCTTTTCTCAGATAAATCTACTGTGATAACTAGAACTAAACTTAGACACATATTCCAATAAAGTACCTTGATTAAGAAATGTATACGACGAATCTGTCATCCATTAAAGATTAACATAAGATGACTGCTTTTAATTTAACTACTGGGacatatttaaccaaacttggcctcaatCATTTTAAGGATATTTACACAGATTACTACTTATAATGATTTAAACCTTCTTTTACATGATTTTCAAAAACACAGTCAATACGAAGGCTCCTGAGAGACTCAGGATATGTTGTTTCGCAATGCCTCCATGAAACATTTTGCAGGGTTTGAATATAGTGTgcttatatatttctttaattaatCGTGTAGTGGAAGGATGAAATACATTTAGGTGTGGTTGATTGTTAGTTTTTGACTGATGAGTTCAAATGTTTCTCTTTGGTGTCTTCCGACTAAAGCTCCTAACTGAATTAACTAATTGACAATAAATGCTGGACTAATCTTCTTCGTGTACCTGATATACATATTAGTAGTTAAATGTAAAAAGTGATTTGGGGAGTCAAAATCTGATGACAAagcaaaacaagaaaactaagcTGATATGTAGTAATGGAGTACTTTATACAAGCCAGCAATTCTTTGTGGATTCAAATTACTATCGTGCGTTCTCACAGTGTATGGTCAAATTAGCTTATCATCATTTTAATTCTTCTCTTGTTATAGCTATCTTTTATTATTTGACAGTTTACAATAACAATGGAGTGTGTCGTGTTGATGTAAACGTACGCAGACGTCATATTTTGAGCGTTATCTAATAAAACAAAGGAGTTTGTGGTATTGTTTGCAACTCTTCTGATAAGTTTGTCCTTTAAAATATGACGCAAGTTTGGAATGGCAAATTATAAGGGTCTAAAATCTTGTACACTTTTTGAATCAAGTAAACAAATTGCTCAGCCAAGTAAAGTCTTTggaatgatttgatttgattattttcaGCTAATTCAGTCTATCCGTTTTTAAGATATTTAAGTAAAACATCAGCAGAAGAGCGTAACTTTTGATAATCGTGCGAGGTATGTCCCATGTTTTTACTCGTAGTCAATATCGAAGATTTGTAACTTGGTGGAATCTGTCAGCTTAAAATCTAAGTaaacaaatgatcaaaaagtgtttttttttacattttatagagAGAGTAAAAATCTCATTCCGTTCtacatttttaaatatctaaGGTATTGATGTTAACTATAACagattttcatgtttttgtacaACAACAAAGAACAATCaagatgaatgattttttttatattaaattcgATTTTGGTTTAGAATGTCCTTCACAAATTATTCAATGAATGTTAGAGATATGCAAAACTTTTTtgttcaaaattgatttttttatatttaaaatgacgACATAAAATAATGTCCAGATTTAATTGCCGTGCTGGTGAAAGAATACAAAGGACATTAGCCGTACATGTGTATATCTAATAAAAGAGTTGTTTCAATTATCTCATTTATTCAACAGCTATTGGAAAACTATTGCATGAATAAATTCAATACtaaatacataaacaaaaatatacattaaatgatAAGATAATGTACAATTATTGTACATGAATCCACAACAATAGTATATAATATATGCAATGCtttcttcaattttaatttaaacacAGTTTTATTAGACGgatagatacaaatgtatatacctaACAGTATGCCTGATAAATCTAACACATTAACTTATACGGGGAAACTATGTACtagaaaatcaaaaattaaatcaattcaaatcTTTAATTAAAGAACTAAATGCAATTCACGACTGCCGACAAAATTGGCTGACTAgatctaaataaaacaaatatggaaGTGTTTATACATTGTGAGAAAAAGAAATTTAAACtaatttttggattcgagcgtcactgatgagtcttttgtatacgaaacgcgcgtctggcgtatatacaaaatttagtactggtatctatgatgagtttatttccacaGTAGATACAGTTCCATCTGcttacatgaagaaaaaaaaattaacggcAAACCCTCTgttgtctttaaaaaaagaacCCTGAGATAGTGCTATTAAAAAGGCAAGTTCAGGTGAGTAAGTCACTAAATGTTATTCTTACACGATAACGCTGTCAAGATAGTAGTTTAGCAAGCTTATTAAACTGAACGTGATAGTGCcatcgaaaaaaaataattaaaaaagtcaGTAGTTATTACCTTGTAAACATCAAAGGAATGCTGATCCAATTCCATCATCAGGTGGAGTCCTCCTTCCTTGGCTGTTTCGGCGCTATTCCACAACAACCTCCAGAGGTGCGCCGGCTCAGGTGATCAATTTGAACCTGGAACTGGATGGCCTACACGGCTCCGATGTCTCagctgatgtcattgctgttctTCTGTAACTGAATGCTGTTCTGTATATCTATATCTGTCCATTATCTACACAATAACTGTTCATTGTTCTATCACTTTGCACTTTTTCACACTTCGTCTCTTTTCCTCCAAATCCACGGTGATGCCACTTCTGCTTCTCTACACATTTCTGTAATCAGTTTCTTCCTCTCTGTTCCTACCACTCACAAAGTCCTAAGTGCCCGCCACATTGACTGTCCTGCAAATCCCCTGCATCCGACTTCTATTGCCATACACCACGTCCTCCATCCCCGCTGTTTGCAATCCTCTACTAGCTGCTGGTATTTTGCCATCTTTCTTTCATAAGCTTCTTCTATTCTGTCTTCCCATGTGACTGTTATTTCCAGCAATACCGCCTGCCTAGTTCCCTGTGACCAAATGACTATATCTGGTCTTAGCGATGTTGCTGCTATTTCTGCTGGGAAACTCATGCGTTGATGTATGTCTGCTGTCATCTGCCAGTCTGATGCTGTTCCAAGTATCCCTAAACATTCTGCCTGGTTGTCTTTCTTTTCTCCAGCCCTCACAAAATTTACAAACATGATGTTCGTCTGCATCTTTCTCTTCTTTCTCCTGGTGGTATCCAACTTTGCTGCTATTGTTTTCAATACACTGTCATGCCTCCATGTATATCTTCCATCTTTTAGTGCGACTGGACATGCTGACAACACATGCTGTATAGATGCTGGTTTGTCTTTGCATAAGGTGCATGTTGGGTCTTCTATCAACCCCCAGGTATAGAGGTTTGATGGACTTGGTAAAACATCATACACTGATCTTAGGAGAAAACTCAATCTGTATCCTCCATACTCCAAATCTCGCTCTAGGTCAAAGTCCTGCTTCTAGCTCCTTGCCAATTCAACCAACTACCCTGTTGTTCCATTTCTACTGCCTTAACATTCCTACTCTCTTCTTCCATCTGTCGTATTTTCTGTTGCACCAGTTCTCTCCGTCCCTTCTCATTTGCTGTATCCCACCTTGGTTTTGTTGTCATACCAAATCCCTGTCTACCAACTGCTGTTACACCAACGATGACACTGTGCTTTAGTCTGGTCTCAGCTTCCTTAATTGCTTCCTCTGCTTTCCATTTTCTTCCTGTCCTGAGTTTTACTTTGGCTCCTCTCACTTAAGCATCTTTGCTGTCTCTCAACGTCATAACCTGTCTTGTCTTTGTAACTTTATACTCTTCTGTCAATGCCTTCATTGGTAATTGTAGCTTTGTTCCTGTACTGTACAATCCAATGCTGCTGAAACTTCTTGGCACATCCAACCATCTTCTTAGGCATGCACTGATCTTTCTCTCTAAGGCCTCCACTTTGGACAACGGGAACTCGTAAACTAGTAATAGCCACAGTATTCTTGGTAAGACCCCATGTTGATATATCCAGGCCTTATATCTTCCTGGGAGCCCACTTTTGTCTATCTTCGTCAGCCATTCTACCAATTGCACTTGAACTTCACCCATGTTTACCATATCTGCTAGTGTTGCATCAAACTTTTTACCTAGGCATTTCACTGGTTTCTCTCCAACTGTTGGTATCTTTTCACCTGCTAACTCAAATGTCTCATCTTGCACTTTGCCTTTCCCCACTATCAAACTTCTAGATTTACTTGATTTGAACTTCATTCTGGCCCACTTAATCATCCTTTctaattcctctaaagtccatcTTCCCTCTATGACTGTTTTTGCTGTCACTGTCATATCATCCATAAAAGCTCTTACTGGTGGTTGCCTGACCCCTGATGACAATAATGGTCCTCTACTTGGTTTTTCTACTGATTTTACAATTAAGTTCATTGCTGCTGCAAACAGGACTACTGATACTGTACACCCCGTTAATATTCCAACTTCAAGTCTCTGCCAAGCTGTGGTGAAGTCTCCAGCTGTGAACCTCATTTCAATCTTGTCAAAATACTCTCGCAGCATAGTTCTGATAGTTGGTGGAACATGATACCTCTCCAATGTCAGGTCTACTAGTTTGTGAGGTATGGACCAATAAGCATTAGCCAGATCTAGCCAAAACACTGCTAAGTCACTTTTCTTCTCCTTTGCTTCTCTTAAAATCTGTATCATAACGCTGGTGTGTTCGATGCAACCAGATACTTCAGGCATGCCTCCTTTCTGGACTGCGATGTCTATATATTCGTTGCCAAACAGGTACCTCGTCGTTCTCCTTGCTAAAACTGTCAGGAATATCTTCCCCTCAATGTTCGATAGGGAGATGGTTCTTAACTGTTCAACTTTCCTTGAGTTCTCTTCTTTTGGTATAAAACATCTTTCTGCCTTGTACCAAGACTCTGTCATCTTTCTCCTTCTCCAAATTACTTTTAATAGCTTCCACAACCTTCTGATCAGTCTGGGACAGTTCTTATATACCCTATATGAAATACCATTTGGTCCTGGAGCTGACCCTGCTCTTGCCTTTCGCACTACGTCCTGCACTTCTTGGAACTTCAGGTCTGACTCATCAAACTGTTCTTTTGGCTCCTCTGGTGTTAACAATTTCTCACATTCTTCCAGGTCTTCTCCTCGTCTCTCATCGCTGTGGGTCTTACTGAGATGTTCTTCCACTTCTTCCCTCGAGTTTTCCAGTTTACCAGATCCTCTCGCTCCAAATAATCGCTTCATATACTGAAATGGGTTTGCTGTAAATGTTGCTCTCTCCTTTGCCTTTTTCTTTCTATCTCTTCTATGAGTTTCTACTCTTGTAAGTGTCTTAAGTTTCTCCCTAGTTTCCTTTCTTAACTGCTGTAATGGTTACCTTTCATTCTCATTGGCGACTTTGTATCTCTTCTTTAACCTTCTCAAG
This genomic interval carries:
- the LOC143057470 gene encoding uncharacterized protein LOC143057470; this encodes MKCVQPHSGNQRTETSGQTEEETIQETNHSDDSLPVTQGEDEHEEQPTEVEQLDEAEEIERIEPTQLRKETREKLKTLTRVETHRRDRKKKAKERATFTANPFQYMKRLFGARGSGKLENSREEVEEHLSKTHSDERRGEDLEECEKLLTPEEPKEQFDESDLKFQEVQDVVRKARAGSAPGPNVSVVLFAAAMNLIVKSVEKPSRGPLLSSGVRQPPVRAFMDDMTVTAKTVIEGRWTLEELERMIKWARMKFKSSKSRSLIVGKGKVQDETFELAGEKIPTVGEKPVKCLGKKTGRKWKAEEAIKEAETRLKHSVIVGVTAVGRQGFGMTTKPRWDTANEKGRRELVQQKIRQMEEESRNVKAVEMEQQACPVALKDGRYTWRHDSVLKTIAAKLDTTRRKKRKMQTNIMFVNFVRAGEKKDNQAECLGILGTASDWQMTADIHQRMSFPAEIAATSLRPDIVIWSQGTRQAVLLEITVTWEDRIEEAYERKMAKYQQLY